One genomic segment of Helianthus annuus cultivar XRQ/B chromosome 14, HanXRQr2.0-SUNRISE, whole genome shotgun sequence includes these proteins:
- the LOC110912875 gene encoding chitinase-like protein 1 yields MKMEGKKLCWLLLGVLFVIVSIANADSSAQVLVKKVKGKKVCDKGWECKGWSEYCCNLTITDYFDTYQFEELFAKRNTPVAHAVGFWDYKSFITASALYQPLGFGTTGNKTTQMKEIAAFLGHVGSQTSCGYGVATGGPTAWGLCYNKELSPTQEYCDEYYKYTYPCAPGAEYYGRGALPIYWQYNYGKIGDALKVDLLNHPEYIEQNATLAFQAAIHTWLTPQKKGQPSAHEAFVGTWKPTKNDTLAKRFPGFGTTMNILYGDRVCGKGDVDDMNTIVSHYLYYLDLMGVGREEGGPHEVLTCAEQKPFNPSAPTQASSR; encoded by the exons ATGAAAATGGAGGGGAAAAAGCTATGCTGGTTGCTACTTGGTGTACTGTTTGTAATTGTTTCAATAGCGAACGCTGATTCGTCGGCGCAAGTGTTGGTGAAGAAAGTGAAGGGGAAGAAAGTGTGTGACAAGGGTTGGGAATGTAAAGGGTGGTCCGAGTATTGCTGTAACCTTACGATTACCGACTACTTTGATACGTATCAGTTTGAGGAGCTTTTCGCGAAAAGAAACACTCCGGTGGCGCACGCGGTCGGGTTCTGGGATTATAAATCGTTTATCACCGCATCCGCGTTGTACCAGCCGCTTGGATTTGGGACTACTGGCAATAAGACTACTCAGATGAAGGAGATTGCTGCTTTTCTTGGTCATGTTGGCAGTCAAACTTCTT GTGGTTATGGAGTGGCGACCGGAGGCCCGACAGCATGGGGATTATGCTACAACAAAGAATTGAGCCCGACCCAAGAGTATTGTGACGAGTATTACAAGTACACTTACCCCTGTGCCCCTGGAGCCGAATACTATGGTCGTGGTGCTTTGCCCATATATTG GCAATACAACTATGGGAAAATCGGCGACGCCCTGAAAGTAGACCTATTGAACCACCCTGAATACATCGAACAAAACGCCACATTAGCCTTTCAGGCTGCAATCCACACATGGTTAACCCCACAGAAGAAGGGTCAACCCTCAGCTCACGAGGCGTTCGTGGGTACCTGGAAACCAACCAAGAACGACACATTAGCCAAAAGATTCCCGGGTTTTGGCACCACCATGAACATCCTTTACGGTGATCGTGTATGTGGAAAAGGCGACGTAGATGACATGAACACCATTGTTAGCCACTACTTGTATTATCTTGACTTGATGGGCGTTGGGCGTGAAGAGGGCGGGCCCCATGAGGTGCTGACGTGTGCTGAGCAGAAACCCTTTAATCCGTCAGCTCCGACCCAAGCATCTTCAAGGTAA
- the LOC110912874 gene encoding PTI1-like tyrosine-protein kinase 3, with product MLRWCCCTCEVQESNPSNENEPIKDSTDYLDGHQQDLKGPPIKAGAPKAVPPIQVPALSLEELKEKTDDFGSTALIGEGSYGRVYFATLNNGKSVAVKKLDVSTEVESNDEFLTQVSMFSNLKHENLIELLGYYVEGDVRVLAYEFATMGSLHDILHGRKGVQGAQPGPVLDWTQRVKIAVDAARGLEYLHEKVQPSIIHRDIRSSNVLLFEDLKAKIADFNLSNQSPDMAARLHSTRVLGTFGYHAPEYAMTGQLTQKSDVYSFGVVLLELLTGRKPVDHTMPRGQQSLVTWATPRLSEDKVKQCVDPKLKGEYPPKAVAKLAAVAALCVQYESEFRPNMSIVVKALQPLLKTSAPPPPPPEEE from the exons ATGCTTAGGTGGTGTTGTTGTACTTGTGAAGTCCAAGAGTCTAACCCGTCAAACGAGAATGAACCCATAAAGGATTCCACGGATTACTTAGATG GGCACCAACAGGATCTGAAAGGACCGCCTATCAAAGCTGGAGCGCCAAAGGCGGTGCCGCCAATACAAGTGCCGGCACTTTCATTGGAAGAACTGAAAGAGAAAACCGATGATTTCGGATCAACGGCGCTAATCGGTGAAGGTTCATACGGAAGAGTCTATTTTGCAACCTTAAATAATGGAAAAAGCGTAGCTGTGAAAAAACTTGATGTTTCTACTGAGGTTGAATCAAATGACGAGTTCTTGACTCAG GTCTCCATGTTCTCGAATCTGAAGCACGAAAACCTTATCGAGTTGCTTGGTTACTATGTTGAAGGAGACGTTCGTGTTCTAGCTTATGAATTTGCAACCATGGGATCTCTACATGACATTTTGCATG GTAGGAAAGGTGTGCAAGGAGCACAACCGGGGCCCGTGCTCGATTGGACGCAACGGGTGAAGATTGCTGTTGATGCAGCAAGGGGGTTGGAATACTTGCATGAGAAGGTTCAACCGTCTATAATACATAGAGATATAAGGTCTAGCAATGTGCTATTGTTTGAAGACTTAAAAGCCAAGATCGCAGATTTTAATCTTTCGAATCAGTCACCGGACATGGCTGCTCGTTTGCATTCTACTCGTGTTCTTGGCACCTTTGGCTATCATGCACCAGA ATATGCAATGACGGGACAGTTAACACAGAAGAGTGATGTTTATAGCTTTGGCGTTGTTCTTCTTGAGCTTTTAACCGGCAGGAAGCCTGTTGATCACACAATGCCACGTGGACAACAAAGTCTCGTCACTTGG GCTACTCCAAGGCTAAGTGAAGACAAGGTTAAACAATGTGTAGATCCAAAGCTCAAGGGAGAGTATCCTCCAAAAGCGGTTGCaaag TTGGCAGCTGTGGCGGCATTATGTGTGCAGTACGAGTCCGAGTTTAGGCCTAACATGAGCATTGTGGTGAAGGCCCTTCAACCACTTCTGAAGACTTctgcaccgccaccaccaccaccggaaGAGGAGTAG